The proteins below come from a single Haliaeetus albicilla chromosome 22, bHalAlb1.1, whole genome shotgun sequence genomic window:
- the LOC138690412 gene encoding olfactory receptor 14C36-like: MVEQRKVILMANSFSDRGKDSAGNKCLSPAEGENSSDLFHLFHSSFPWSPRDPRREPREGRESAALGWSCAAELCRAPGAEGAHDPCAQRDQMSNSSSITQFLLLAFADTQELQLLHFGLFLGIYLAALMGNGLIITTIACDHHLHTPMYFFLLNLSLLDLGCISTTLPKVMANSLWDTRAISYLGCAAQVFLLVFFISAEYFLLTIVAYDRYIAICKPLHYGTLLGSRACVYMAAAAWGSACFYALLHTANTFSIPLCQSHAVDQFFCEIPQILKLACSDAYLREFQLLMFSAFVFWGCFVFIVLSYVQIFRAVLRIPSEQGRHKAFSTCLPHLAVVSLFLSTAIFTCLKPPSISSPSLNLLVAVLYSVLPPAVNPLIYSVRNQELKDAVWKWVMEFFQKL; encoded by the exons ATGGTGGAACAAAGGAAGGTGATTCTCATGGCCAACTCTTTTTCTGATAGAGGAAAGGACAGTGCTGGCAATAAGTGTCTCTCCCCAGCTGAGGGAGAGAACAGCAGTGATTTGTTCCATCTCTTTCACAGCAGCttcccctggagccccagggaccccaggagggagcccagagagggcagagaaagtgctgccttgggctggtcctgtgctgctgagctgtGCCGGGCTCCTGGGGCGGAGGGAGCTCATG ATCCCTGTGCCCAGAGGGACCaaatgtccaacagcagctccatcactcagttcctcctcctggcattcGCAGACacacaggagctgcagctcttgcactttgggctcttcctgggcatctacctggctgccctcatGGGCAACGGCCTCATCATCACCACCATAGCCTGcgaccaccacctccacacccccatgtacttcttccttctcaacctctccctcctcgaCCTTGGCTGCATTTCCACCACTCTCCCCAAAGTCATGGCCAACTCTCTCTGGGACACCAGGGCCATCTCCTACTTGGGATGTGCTGCCCAGGTCTTTCTGcttgtctttttcatttcagcagagtattttcttctcaccatcgtggcctatgaccgctacattgccatctgcaaacccctgcactacgggaccctcctgggcagcagagcttgtgtctacatggcagcagctgcctggggaagtgCTTGTTTCTATGCTttgctgcacactgccaatacattttcaatcCCTCTCTGCCAAAGTCATGCTGTagaccagttcttctgtgaaatcccccagatcctcaagctcgCCTGCTCAGATGCCTACCTCAGGGAATTTCAACTTCTCATGTTTAGTGCTTTTGTCTTTTGGGGCTGTTTTGTCTTCATCGTGCTGTCCTatgtgcagatcttcagggcagtgctgaggatcccctctgagcagggacggcacaaagccttttctacctgcctccctcacctggccGTGGTCTCCCTGTTCCTCAGCACTGCCATATTTACCTGCCTGAaacccccctccatctcctccccatccctgaaTCTGTTGGTGGCAGTGCTGTACTCAGTTCTGCCGCCAGCggtgaaccccctcatctacagcgTGAGGAACCAGGAGCTCAAGGATGCAGTGTGGAAATGGGTGATGGAATTTTTCCAGAAGCTGTAG